A window from Nitrosopumilus adriaticus encodes these proteins:
- a CDS encoding flagellar assembly protein FlaJ, whose product MVNKVKDVKNMFSTGSKVDENFVYFIGLLYCISTGEIGAVELFKTGKDSKYGKYSQAFRDTYRLGVGWSYGLASACEMMGRKVSNNKDDPMKLLLVKLSQVVRLGDDLKTFFRDELKNSLQTYAIKYEANLETQKLFSEMFYTLMSTASFMISANSIMSMLMGFGDSESILIVSMMGTGAGMAVFVAMMFFMFPRDVLAHTDDAIEKKFRMKMYVGIFGTVGVSAVLLLTNMLPPILAIGLGGIPLLYPGIIAKKQESKIATYTEWYPTFILHFGQLLSTVGSMGQALQAVMRSNFGTIQEFIDGLKNRIKNRIDQTICFQLFSIEAGHHIIANGNDIVSTSIYKGADMNLVGNVVADITKKISELRGKRAQNASTFQLVVVILHVLSLSIFGLMNKLTELFNDLSEGDLSNAAFELSPIDPVLMSMLMPVLLIMTSIISGFAIKIIQGGLYKTVFFHIGILLVVGGISMFAINEFMADFLDSIIFTAPVPGI is encoded by the coding sequence ATGGTCAACAAAGTAAAAGATGTAAAAAATATGTTTTCAACAGGTAGTAAAGTAGATGAAAATTTTGTGTATTTCATCGGTTTACTATACTGTATTTCAACGGGAGAGATTGGAGCCGTTGAGCTTTTTAAAACTGGAAAGGATTCTAAATATGGAAAATATTCCCAGGCATTTCGAGACACCTATAGATTAGGTGTAGGTTGGTCATATGGACTAGCTTCTGCTTGTGAAATGATGGGTAGAAAAGTTTCAAACAATAAAGACGATCCTATGAAGTTACTTTTAGTAAAATTATCTCAAGTTGTAAGATTAGGAGATGATTTGAAGACATTTTTTAGAGATGAATTAAAAAACTCCTTACAGACGTATGCCATAAAATATGAGGCAAATCTTGAAACACAAAAATTATTTTCAGAAATGTTTTACACTTTAATGTCCACTGCATCATTTATGATTTCTGCAAATTCAATTATGAGTATGTTAATGGGATTTGGTGATTCAGAATCTATTCTCATAGTTTCTATGATGGGGACGGGTGCAGGAATGGCAGTATTTGTAGCAATGATGTTTTTTATGTTTCCAAGAGACGTATTAGCTCATACAGATGATGCAATTGAGAAAAAATTTAGAATGAAGATGTATGTAGGAATATTTGGTACAGTTGGGGTTTCAGCAGTTCTTTTATTGACAAATATGTTGCCACCAATTCTTGCAATAGGATTGGGAGGAATACCATTGTTATATCCAGGAATTATTGCAAAAAAACAAGAATCTAAAATTGCCACATACACAGAATGGTATCCAACATTTATTCTTCATTTTGGTCAATTGCTATCCACAGTAGGCTCTATGGGACAAGCGCTTCAGGCAGTAATGAGGAGTAATTTTGGAACAATTCAAGAATTTATTGACGGATTAAAAAATAGGATTAAAAATAGGATAGACCAAACCATATGTTTCCAATTATTCTCAATTGAAGCTGGACACCATATTATCGCAAATGGAAACGATATTGTTTCAACATCAATATACAAAGGCGCAGATATGAACCTGGTAGGAAATGTAGTTGCAGATATTACGAAAAAGATTAGTGAACTAAGAGGGAAAAGAGCTCAAAATGCATCCACATTTCAATTAGTTGTAGTAATTTTACATGTATTATCTCTATCAATCTTTGGATTAATGAATAAGCTTACAGAATTATTCAATGATTTATCAGAAGGAGATCTTTCAAATGCCGCATTTGAGCTAAGTCCAATTGATCCAGTCCTCATGAGCATGCTTATGCCTGTTTTGCTAATTATGACATCAATAATTAGTGGTTTTGCAATAAAGATTATTCAAGGAGGACTATACAAAACAGTCTTTTTCCATATTGGCATATTACTTGTAGTTGGAGGAATCTCAATGTTTGCAATAAATGAATTCATGGCAGACTTTTTAGATAGTATAATCTTTACAGCACCAGTCCCAGGAATATAA
- a CDS encoding archaellin/type IV pilin N-terminal domain-containing protein, translating to MIFQEKGTRHSHRGVIGVESAIVMIAFIIVAAALAFVVLNMGFTTSQMVKTTTIAGLEESSSSMKISGTITAVGCIDSESSCFSIPRINATNIPLKISKDGNSVNFSPDVISIRYIGESIQYDNIYTGAITADTYRQSILAYRQAELETDAAFDAFNGANPVNGTLPDETSAFLYWAKRLNSNQVLDVGEHAILAIAFATNDRPYALEKINFEIIVSNGATLTVERDIPSITHEVLDLG from the coding sequence TTGATATTTCAGGAAAAGGGAACGCGACATTCTCATCGTGGAGTTATCGGTGTAGAGTCTGCAATAGTCATGATTGCATTTATAATCGTAGCTGCAGCCTTAGCATTTGTTGTACTTAACATGGGATTTACTACATCACAGATGGTAAAAACAACTACTATTGCAGGATTAGAAGAATCAAGCAGTTCAATGAAAATATCAGGAACAATTACCGCAGTTGGATGTATAGATTCAGAATCTTCGTGTTTTAGCATTCCAAGGATTAATGCAACAAACATACCTCTCAAAATTTCAAAAGATGGGAATTCAGTAAATTTTTCTCCAGATGTTATATCAATTAGATATATTGGTGAATCAATTCAGTATGACAATATCTACACAGGTGCAATAACTGCAGATACATATAGACAATCAATTTTGGCTTACAGACAAGCAGAACTAGAAACAGATGCTGCTTTTGATGCATTTAATGGTGCTAATCCGGTTAACGGTACACTGCCAGATGAAACTAGTGCGTTTCTATATTGGGCTAAAAGATTGAATTCAAATCAAGTTTTAGATGTTGGAGAACATGCCATTTTAGCCATAGCATTTGCAACAAATGATAGACCATATGCGTTAGAAAAAATCAATTTTGAAATCATAGTTTCAAATGGGGCCACTTTAACAGTAGAAAGAGACATCCCAAGCATCACACATGAAGTACTAGATTTAGGATAG
- a CDS encoding type II/IV secretion system ATPase subunit, translated as MVFDLSKINDAEFVAKIKEKPYLKNYLETYQGKGNPLPLFSEELKAEHKKLKEPNLIYSVAEDTFIHINPHTTSDDGYNEYVIIEPDEPERELMEFADKVFAAKAGGLDPPVEITERFNMVDTYLSKTLVASSSPVDYSKLGDPFTVKNFPVESKKMNDLKYHFLQKRAGTGLLDPFLNDPNLEDISIIGAGNMYIIHKAFGTLKVPVFLSVDAIDELIISLSEQFGKTISHAKPVVDATLPDGSRINIVFGKDISRKGTNATIRKFASTPLSIIQVLTSGVMNFTEVAYLWMMLEAGMSLFVNGETASGKTTTLMGLTAFIPANWKVVTIEDTPELTLPHNNWITEATRNTGNAASSVTMDDLLKAALRQRPNYILVGEIRGAEGNVAFAAMQTGHPVIATFHAAGMVPLIQRLSNDPINIPKTYMENLNLALFQGAVLNPEGKRVRRVLSINEILGISNDGNVMFIPVFDWDAGTDTVRFKGKGSSALFISKVLEKRGMKKKDEGKLYDELELRSKILEKMMEKKIFNYYDVFNAISHCNEIGLEEYLKELDEQ; from the coding sequence ATGGTTTTTGACTTATCAAAAATTAATGATGCTGAGTTTGTTGCAAAAATAAAGGAAAAACCATATCTAAAAAACTATCTGGAAACATACCAAGGCAAAGGGAATCCACTACCTCTTTTCTCAGAAGAATTAAAGGCAGAACATAAAAAGCTGAAGGAACCAAATTTAATTTATTCAGTAGCAGAAGATACATTCATCCACATAAATCCACACACTACTTCTGATGACGGGTATAACGAATATGTTATAATTGAACCTGATGAGCCGGAAAGAGAATTAATGGAATTTGCAGACAAAGTATTTGCTGCAAAAGCTGGAGGGTTAGATCCACCAGTAGAGATCACAGAGAGATTCAATATGGTTGACACATATCTCAGTAAAACGTTAGTAGCATCATCATCACCTGTGGATTATTCTAAATTAGGAGATCCTTTTACAGTCAAGAATTTTCCAGTTGAATCAAAAAAAATGAATGATTTAAAATATCATTTTCTACAAAAACGTGCAGGCACGGGCCTTTTGGATCCATTCCTAAATGATCCTAACCTTGAAGATATTTCCATTATTGGTGCAGGAAACATGTACATTATTCATAAAGCATTTGGAACTTTGAAGGTACCTGTTTTTCTTAGTGTGGATGCAATTGATGAGTTGATTATTAGTTTATCGGAGCAATTTGGAAAAACAATATCACATGCAAAACCAGTTGTAGATGCAACATTACCAGATGGTTCCAGAATTAACATAGTGTTTGGAAAAGATATCAGTAGAAAAGGAACAAATGCAACAATACGTAAATTTGCAAGTACCCCATTATCAATTATTCAAGTTCTAACATCAGGTGTGATGAATTTTACTGAAGTTGCTTATTTGTGGATGATGCTAGAAGCAGGAATGAGTCTTTTTGTAAATGGAGAGACAGCATCAGGGAAAACAACAACCTTAATGGGATTAACTGCATTTATTCCTGCAAATTGGAAAGTAGTAACAATTGAGGATACGCCAGAATTAACTTTACCTCACAACAATTGGATTACAGAAGCAACAAGAAACACAGGGAATGCAGCTTCTAGTGTAACAATGGATGATCTACTAAAAGCAGCATTAAGACAGAGACCAAACTATATTCTCGTAGGAGAAATCAGAGGTGCAGAAGGAAACGTAGCATTTGCAGCAATGCAGACAGGTCACCCAGTTATTGCAACATTTCACGCAGCAGGAATGGTCCCCCTTATTCAAAGACTCTCAAACGATCCAATTAACATTCCAAAGACTTACATGGAAAATCTAAACCTAGCATTATTTCAAGGAGCAGTTCTCAATCCCGAAGGAAAAAGAGTTCGTCGTGTTTTATCAATTAATGAAATTTTAGGAATATCAAATGATGGTAACGTTATGTTCATTCCTGTATTTGATTGGGATGCAGGAACAGATACTGTAAGATTCAAAGGAAAGGGAAGTAGTGCCTTATTCATTTCAAAAGTTTTAGAAAAAAGAGGTATGAAAAAGAAAGATGAAGGAAAATTATATGATGAATTAGAATTAAGATCAAAAATTCTAGAAAAAATGATGGAGAAGAAAATTTTCAATTATTATGATGTGTTTAATGCAATTTCACATTGTAATGAAATTGGATTAGAAGAATATCTAAAGGAGCTTGATGAGCAATGA
- a CDS encoding archaellin/type IV pilin N-terminal domain-containing protein produces the protein MKLQRKGTRHSHRGVIGVESAIVMIAFVIVAAALAFVVLNMGFTTSQKAKTSIISSLGEASSSMQVAGKVIGEGDSSTGYLNMTAFPIKVSSGGNDINLEAKTTSVRYVSNSIDYSDIYVGTLTGEFKSLSSATAQAVSDGSSGDETFGQIDNSPTGASPGPTYTRAFIYFTQESTSNDILSQGESAVLAVAYASGDRPQALDKIKVEIITPTGSALTVERQVPTITNTIVDLG, from the coding sequence ATGAAATTACAACGAAAGGGAACGCGACATTCTCATCGTGGAGTCATCGGTGTAGAGTCTGCAATAGTCATGATTGCATTTGTAATCGTAGCTGCAGCCTTAGCATTTGTTGTACTTAACATGGGATTTACTACATCACAGAAAGCAAAGACATCAATAATTTCCAGTTTGGGAGAAGCAAGTAGCAGTATGCAAGTTGCAGGTAAGGTCATCGGTGAAGGTGATTCTTCAACAGGATACTTGAATATGACTGCATTTCCAATCAAGGTTTCATCTGGTGGAAACGACATTAATCTAGAAGCAAAAACAACTTCTGTAAGATATGTCAGCAATTCAATTGATTACAGCGACATTTATGTCGGAACACTAACAGGAGAATTCAAGAGTCTCAGTTCTGCAACAGCACAAGCAGTATCTGATGGTTCATCAGGTGACGAAACATTTGGACAAATTGATAACAGCCCAACAGGAGCAAGTCCTGGACCAACATACACTCGTGCATTCATTTACTTTACACAAGAAAGTACAAGTAATGATATTCTCTCACAAGGAGAATCAGCAGTTCTAGCAGTTGCTTATGCATCCGGAGATAGACCACAAGCATTAGACAAAATCAAAGTGGAAATAATTACTCCAACAGGTTCAGCCTTAACTGTGGAAAGACAAGTTCCAACAATCACAAATACCATAGTAGATTTGGGCTAG
- a CDS encoding flagellin, with product MSSGMISEGILIIASIVVAGLITGIVVSKVGTFEGYYTANTEAQKDKMLSKFEIIHVSKINNTSVKAWIKNTGLTPIRELDSVDVYFGPITSVNYVGYSSGSNPQWSFNGTKDPSSVWNQGETIQIQLQDDSALQTSTSYLIQFTISNGESNDHIFSVS from the coding sequence ATGTCATCTGGAATGATTAGTGAAGGGATTTTAATTATAGCATCAATAGTGGTTGCAGGGCTAATCACAGGAATAGTTGTAAGTAAAGTCGGGACATTTGAAGGATATTACACAGCAAATACTGAAGCACAGAAAGATAAAATGTTAAGCAAGTTTGAAATCATCCACGTAAGTAAAATCAATAATACTTCAGTGAAGGCTTGGATAAAAAATACAGGATTAACTCCAATTCGAGAATTAGATTCAGTTGATGTGTATTTCGGGCCGATTACATCGGTAAATTATGTAGGATATTCTTCAGGTTCAAATCCCCAGTGGAGTTTTAATGGAACTAAAGATCCTAGTTCAGTTTGGAATCAAGGGGAAACCATACAAATCCAATTACAAGATGATTCTGCATTACAAACTTCAACATCATATTTGATTCAATTCACAATATCAAATGGAGAGTCAAACGATCACATATTCTCCGTGTCTTAA
- a CDS encoding ATPase domain-containing protein — MRNIISTGNEEIDRQFGGGIPSPSLVFIEGAHGTGKSAISAQIMNGLLTTKKSLLCVIENTVKQHIQKMKSITFNFSKPFVRSQLIFVPMYIKNAKWSEKNTERILPAIKQFILEKIDKVDGVVIDSISPMVNNSKNESILDFLSFCKEIVAKGKTVIITSHSSDFSDATNTAVIGTADVYLKLGTVVVGDREVKTLKIIKLLGAADTPEAGFAFEVDLIFGIKIVPVSMANA, encoded by the coding sequence ATGCGTAATATTATTTCTACTGGAAATGAAGAAATCGACAGACAGTTCGGTGGAGGCATTCCATCACCATCACTTGTGTTTATTGAAGGAGCTCATGGCACAGGTAAAAGTGCCATATCAGCTCAGATCATGAACGGATTATTAACAACAAAAAAAAGCCTACTTTGTGTAATTGAGAATACTGTAAAACAGCATATTCAAAAAATGAAATCAATCACATTTAATTTTTCTAAACCTTTTGTTCGCAGTCAACTGATATTTGTTCCAATGTACATCAAAAATGCAAAATGGTCTGAGAAAAACACTGAGAGAATTTTACCTGCAATTAAACAGTTTATTTTAGAAAAAATAGATAAGGTGGATGGAGTAGTTATTGATTCAATTTCACCGATGGTCAATAATTCCAAAAATGAATCAATATTAGATTTTCTCTCATTTTGTAAGGAAATTGTTGCAAAGGGTAAAACAGTAATTATTACAAGTCATTCATCAGATTTTTCAGACGCTACAAATACGGCAGTAATTGGAACTGCAGATGTATATCTTAAATTAGGAACAGTAGTAGTAGGAGATAGAGAAGTTAAAACTCTAAAAATCATAAAACTATTAGGTGCTGCAGATACCCCTGAGGCAGGATTTGCATTTGAGGTAGATTTGATTTTTGGCATAAAGATTGTTCCTGTATCAATGGCTAACGCATAG
- a CDS encoding methyl-accepting chemotaxis protein: MTSQSTEAIDKKLTRTEQTFNDSADDEKITSKVLRTFDEAVIASEQLSNTVMELESATKSQTSGIEEVSQSLQSIATAIQGVAVNANKAMNMMKESEKITQTISADAEKGMSKMDSMKSIVSESSKDVQKLTLELAKVDNMTAFITQIAEQTNLLALNAAIEAARAGDVGRGFAVVADEVRRLAENSKKGAEDISHLVTSLKDSSDKTTDSIQKGNSVVQDAYGVITNILVSIKNISISITEVVAQMQEISAATEQVSSGTEEATAASEEVLSVAQTNLSSFSDIAQAQDRETRILKDANTSANTLAEITDVIDSSTIISTTDIDGLSNYMNNFFLEITKMDKEELKGEMHKIFKLDWHDKKLLDNLWQTISSGKVFQGYIRNTVIDKSTYWLKTTISPIFDEEKKIKGYICIGTPITELMEMTGIEEACKDIETGKNPNPFFRGIIKKLKEGGF; the protein is encoded by the coding sequence ATGACATCACAATCAACTGAGGCTATTGACAAAAAATTAACAAGAACAGAACAAACATTTAATGATTCAGCAGATGATGAAAAAATCACATCAAAGGTATTAAGGACATTTGATGAAGCAGTAATTGCTTCAGAACAGCTTAGTAATACAGTAATGGAATTAGAATCAGCAACAAAAAGTCAAACCAGTGGAATTGAAGAAGTGTCACAGTCATTGCAATCCATAGCAACTGCAATTCAAGGAGTTGCAGTAAATGCAAACAAAGCAATGAATATGATGAAAGAATCAGAAAAAATTACTCAAACCATTAGTGCTGATGCCGAAAAGGGTATGAGTAAGATGGACAGTATGAAGTCCATTGTTTCTGAATCATCAAAAGATGTTCAAAAACTAACACTAGAACTTGCCAAAGTCGATAACATGACTGCATTTATCACCCAAATTGCTGAACAAACAAACCTGTTAGCACTTAACGCAGCTATAGAGGCAGCTAGAGCAGGAGATGTAGGCAGGGGATTTGCAGTTGTAGCAGATGAAGTAAGAAGATTAGCTGAAAATTCTAAAAAAGGAGCTGAAGACATATCACACCTTGTAACATCATTAAAAGATTCATCAGATAAAACAACAGATAGTATTCAGAAAGGAAATAGTGTAGTTCAAGATGCTTATGGAGTAATCACAAATATTCTAGTATCAATAAAAAATATCTCAATTTCAATTACGGAAGTTGTTGCTCAAATGCAAGAAATTTCAGCAGCTACAGAACAGGTATCTAGCGGTACAGAAGAGGCAACTGCTGCAAGTGAAGAAGTGTTGTCAGTAGCCCAAACAAATCTAAGTAGCTTTTCAGATATTGCACAGGCACAAGATAGAGAAACAAGAATTCTAAAAGATGCAAACACTTCAGCAAATACTTTAGCTGAAATTACAGACGTCATAGATTCGTCAACTATCATATCCACTACAGATATTGATGGATTAAGTAATTACATGAATAATTTCTTTTTAGAGATTACAAAAATGGATAAAGAAGAATTAAAGGGAGAAATGCACAAGATATTCAAATTAGATTGGCATGATAAAAAACTACTAGATAATTTATGGCAAACGATTTCAAGTGGAAAAGTTTTCCAAGGTTACATAAGAAATACAGTTATCGATAAAAGCACATATTGGTTAAAAACAACAATTAGTCCAATATTTGATGAAGAGAAAAAAATTAAAGGCTACATTTGCATTGGAACACCCATTACAGAATTAATGGAGATGACAGGTATTGAAGAAGCATGTAAAGATATAGAGACTGGTAAAAACCCAAATCCATTTTTCAGAGGAATAATTAAAAAATTAAAAGAAGGCGGTTTTTAA